A portion of the Hoylesella buccalis ATCC 35310 genome contains these proteins:
- a CDS encoding ATP-binding protein has protein sequence MESFFRTHKSLVEHTKAPVRRTLMDEIDWNDRLIGIKGTRGVGKTTFLLQYAQENFESTDRRCLYINMNNFYFQGCGIDDFAKQFVEQGGKVLLIDQVFKQPNWSEELRRCHDRFPELKVIFTGSSVMRLKEENPELNGIVKSYNLRGFSFREFLNLKTNNQFTPYTLDEILTNHEYIIKQILPKASPAKYFMDYIHHGFYPFFLENRNFSENLLKTMNMMTEVDILLIKQIELKYLTKIKKLFYLLATEGQCAPNISNLAHEIHTSRATVMNYIKYLADARLINIIYPMGQDFPKKPSKVMMHNTNLQYVIYPNKADTQDLMETFFVNCMWKDHAVNQAGKDRFYLVDGKQKFRICDAKSEHKIHYSSDTVYARYNTEVGQDNRIPLWLFGFLY, from the coding sequence ATGGAATCTTTCTTCCGCACTCATAAAAGCCTTGTAGAGCACACCAAAGCGCCAGTTCGTCGCACCCTCATGGATGAGATTGACTGGAACGACCGCTTGATAGGCATCAAGGGAACAAGAGGTGTGGGAAAGACCACATTCTTGTTGCAATACGCACAAGAAAATTTTGAGAGTACTGATCGCCGCTGCCTGTACATCAACATGAACAACTTCTACTTCCAAGGCTGCGGAATAGATGATTTTGCGAAGCAATTTGTTGAGCAGGGCGGTAAGGTGCTGCTCATTGATCAGGTGTTCAAGCAGCCCAACTGGAGTGAGGAGCTAAGGCGATGCCACGACCGTTTTCCGGAGTTGAAGGTGATTTTCACCGGCTCGAGCGTGATGAGGCTCAAGGAAGAGAATCCCGAACTGAACGGCATCGTGAAGAGTTATAATCTGCGAGGATTCTCGTTTCGCGAGTTTCTCAACCTCAAGACCAACAACCAGTTTACGCCTTACACGCTTGACGAGATACTCACGAATCACGAATACATCATCAAGCAAATCCTGCCAAAGGCCAGTCCGGCGAAATACTTCATGGACTATATCCACCATGGCTTCTACCCATTCTTCCTGGAGAATCGCAATTTCTCGGAGAATCTGCTGAAGACCATGAACATGATGACGGAAGTAGACATTCTGCTCATCAAGCAAATTGAACTGAAATACCTCACAAAAATCAAGAAGTTGTTCTACCTGTTGGCCACTGAAGGGCAGTGTGCGCCTAATATCAGCAATCTGGCGCACGAGATACATACCAGTCGCGCTACGGTGATGAATTACATCAAATACCTGGCCGATGCCCGATTGATTAACATCATCTATCCCATGGGTCAAGATTTCCCGAAGAAGCCCAGCAAAGTGATGATGCACAACACCAATCTGCAATATGTGATCTATCCGAACAAGGCAGATACACAAGACTTGATGGAGACTTTCTTCGTGAACTGCATGTGGAAAGACCACGCAGTGAACCAAGCTGGCAAAGACCGTTTCTACCTGGTTGACGGCAAACAGAAGTTCAGAATTTGCGATGCAAAGAGCGAACATAAGATACATTACAGCAGTGATACCGTCTACGCCCGATACAACACAGAGGTGGGACAAGACAACCGCATCCCCCTATGGCTGTTTGGTTTTCTATATTGA